In the Bifidobacterium catenulatum PV20-2 genome, one interval contains:
- the whiA gene encoding DNA-binding protein WhiA: protein MALLDDVKSELSAIDNELPIAKKAQATAMIRFGNGLHSVDHHILVQVQLDSQDAATWLQDTIKNLYGHEATLTPVSRQTPTGTVQRYVIRVPKGSAALVLQTGLYSRYTKNMVLGLPSDIINGKIAQIKAAWRGAFLANGRLSDPGKASYLEIVCPNHEAALALVSTARRLGITAKPRKLRSSERVTLRDPDAIERMLILMGAPRSAREWTGKRSDGEARGKANRLANFDDANMRRSAKAAAEACDKVRQAFEILGDDVPDNLKSAGQLRLDHADASLEQLGRLADPPITKDAIAGRIRRLLQLAEKTEKARRQSV from the coding sequence TTGGCTCTTCTGGATGACGTCAAAAGCGAGCTGTCCGCAATCGACAATGAATTGCCAATCGCCAAAAAGGCGCAAGCTACGGCAATGATTCGGTTCGGCAATGGTTTGCACTCGGTGGATCACCACATTCTTGTGCAGGTGCAGCTCGACTCCCAAGATGCGGCCACTTGGCTGCAAGACACCATCAAGAACCTGTATGGTCACGAAGCCACGCTCACTCCTGTCTCTAGGCAGACGCCGACCGGTACGGTGCAGCGTTATGTGATTCGCGTGCCGAAGGGCAGTGCGGCACTTGTGTTGCAGACCGGTCTATACAGCCGCTACACGAAGAATATGGTGCTTGGTCTGCCGAGCGATATCATCAATGGCAAGATCGCTCAGATCAAAGCCGCATGGCGTGGTGCGTTCCTTGCGAACGGCCGTCTGTCCGACCCGGGCAAGGCCAGCTATCTCGAGATCGTATGTCCGAACCACGAGGCCGCTTTGGCCTTAGTTTCCACCGCACGCCGCTTGGGCATTACCGCCAAGCCACGTAAGCTGCGCAGCTCCGAGCGCGTGACCCTGCGCGACCCTGATGCCATCGAACGCATGCTCATCCTTATGGGTGCCCCGCGTTCAGCACGCGAATGGACTGGAAAGCGTTCCGACGGCGAAGCACGGGGCAAAGCGAACCGTTTGGCCAACTTCGACGACGCCAACATGCGCCGCAGCGCCAAGGCGGCCGCGGAAGCATGCGATAAGGTGCGTCAGGCATTTGAGATCCTCGGCGACGATGTTCCCGATAACCTCAAGTCCGCGGGCCAGCTCCGTCTCGATCATGCGGATGCGTCGCTGGAACAGCTGGGACGTTTGGCCGATCCTCCTATTACCAAGGATGCCATCGCCGGTCGTATTCGTCGACTGCTGCAGCTCGCCGAAAAAACCGAGAAGGCGCGCCGACAGTCGGTCTGA
- a CDS encoding phosphoglycerate kinase — MKTLKDLGDLKGKRVLVRADFNVPLDGTTITDDGRIKAALPTIKALREEGAKVILMAHLGRPKGKVVPELSLAPVAARLGELLGIEVPLAEDTYGEDAQAKVAAMNDGDVVLLQNVRYNPEETSKDPEERSAYAKKIAALGEAFVSDGFGVVHRAQGSNYDVAADLPAAAGLLVEKEVKALSRATVEPERPLTVVLGGSKVSDKLGVIENLLDKANRLVIGGGMVYTFLKAKGLEVGTSLLEEDQVETVKGYIERAEQNGVELVLPTDIVVNPVFPKSDEDIAPEVVAADAIPADKMGLDIGPDSQKLFHDKIVDSKTVVWNGPMGVFEVPAFAAGTEAVAQGLVDATTAGAFTIVGGGDSASAVRNLGFPEDGFSHISTGGGASLEFLEGKELPGLKVLD, encoded by the coding sequence ATGAAGACACTCAAGGATCTTGGAGATCTCAAGGGCAAGCGCGTTCTCGTTCGCGCTGATTTCAACGTTCCGCTGGACGGCACCACGATTACCGATGACGGTCGTATCAAGGCCGCCCTGCCGACCATCAAAGCCCTGCGCGAAGAAGGCGCAAAAGTCATTCTGATGGCCCACCTCGGCCGCCCGAAGGGCAAGGTCGTTCCGGAACTGTCCCTCGCTCCGGTCGCCGCTCGTCTTGGCGAACTGCTCGGCATTGAGGTTCCGCTGGCTGAAGACACCTACGGCGAAGATGCTCAGGCCAAGGTCGCCGCAATGAACGATGGCGATGTCGTGCTGCTGCAGAACGTGCGCTACAACCCGGAAGAAACCAGCAAGGATCCGGAGGAGCGTTCCGCTTACGCCAAGAAGATCGCAGCCCTCGGTGAAGCATTCGTGTCCGACGGCTTCGGCGTCGTGCACCGTGCGCAGGGCTCCAACTACGACGTTGCAGCTGATCTGCCGGCAGCCGCCGGCCTGCTGGTCGAGAAGGAAGTCAAGGCTCTGTCCCGCGCCACCGTCGAACCGGAGCGCCCGCTGACCGTCGTGCTTGGCGGTTCCAAGGTTTCCGACAAACTCGGCGTAATCGAGAACCTGCTTGACAAGGCCAACCGTCTGGTCATCGGCGGCGGCATGGTCTACACCTTCCTCAAGGCCAAGGGCCTCGAGGTCGGCACCTCCCTGCTGGAAGAGGATCAGGTCGAAACCGTCAAGGGCTACATCGAGCGTGCCGAACAGAACGGCGTCGAGCTCGTGCTGCCGACCGACATCGTGGTGAACCCGGTCTTCCCGAAGTCCGACGAGGACATCGCTCCGGAAGTCGTGGCAGCCGACGCCATTCCGGCTGACAAGATGGGTCTGGATATCGGTCCGGATTCCCAGAAGCTCTTCCACGACAAGATTGTGGATTCCAAGACCGTCGTGTGGAACGGCCCGATGGGCGTGTTCGAGGTTCCGGCATTCGCAGCCGGCACCGAAGCCGTGGCCCAGGGCTTGGTCGACGCCACCACGGCTGGCGCGTTCACCATCGTCGGTGGCGGTGACTCCGCCTCCGCAGTGCGCAACCTCGGCTTCCCGGAGGATGGCTTCTCGCACATCTCCACCGGTGGCGGCGCTTCCCTCGAGTTCCTCGAAGGCAAGGAACTGCCGGGCCTGAAGGTGCTCGACTGA
- the tpiA gene encoding triose-phosphate isomerase — protein MVSQRIPLVAGNWKMNFDHLEATYFVQQLAWNLRDIHFDYRHCEIALMPSFTSLRSVQVLVESDNLKIRYGAQAVSVTSQGAFTGDVSADMIAHLGCSYVIVGHSERRKYHPEDDANIVDQVRAVLAAGMQPILCVGESYEERRKGIELDFAVGQVHDVTRDLSDEEASRLIVAYEPVWAIGTGMVATPQSAQDAAKAIRDDLSTTFGSHVGETVRILYGGSVSSKNAVELIGEPDVDGFLIGGAALNVDELTRICQLTIKATL, from the coding sequence ATGGTATCACAACGAATTCCACTGGTCGCCGGCAATTGGAAGATGAACTTCGATCATCTTGAAGCCACCTATTTCGTTCAGCAGCTTGCATGGAATCTCCGTGACATTCATTTCGACTACCGTCATTGCGAAATCGCGTTGATGCCCTCCTTCACCTCATTACGTAGCGTTCAGGTGTTGGTCGAATCCGACAATTTAAAGATTCGCTATGGCGCACAGGCTGTTTCCGTAACGTCGCAGGGTGCATTCACTGGTGACGTATCCGCAGATATGATCGCCCATCTCGGCTGCTCATATGTGATTGTCGGCCATTCTGAACGCCGCAAATACCATCCGGAAGACGATGCGAACATCGTGGATCAAGTGCGTGCGGTTTTGGCTGCAGGCATGCAACCGATTCTTTGCGTCGGCGAAAGCTATGAGGAACGACGCAAGGGCATCGAACTCGATTTCGCCGTGGGACAGGTACATGACGTCACACGCGATCTTTCCGACGAGGAAGCATCACGTCTGATTGTGGCATATGAACCGGTGTGGGCCATCGGCACCGGAATGGTAGCGACTCCGCAATCCGCGCAGGATGCTGCCAAGGCGATTCGAGACGATTTGTCCACAACCTTTGGCTCGCATGTAGGTGAGACCGTGCGTATTCTATATGGAGGTTCCGTTTCTTCGAAAAATGCCGTGGAACTGATCGGCGAGCCTGATGTGGACGGATTCCTTATCGGTGGTGCCGCGCTGAATGTGGATGAGCTCACCAGAATCTGCCAGCTCACCATAAAAGCAACTTTGTGA
- the secG gene encoding preprotein translocase subunit SecG yields MAIVKLVLQIVLVIFSLLLTLLILMHKGKGGGLSDMFGGGLTQNAGSSGVAEKNLNRWTVIIALLWVAIIIALGLMTKFSLI; encoded by the coding sequence ATGGCCATCGTTAAGCTTGTGCTGCAGATTGTTCTCGTTATTTTCAGCCTCTTGCTCACCCTGCTGATTCTGATGCACAAGGGCAAGGGCGGTGGCCTCTCCGATATGTTCGGAGGCGGCCTCACCCAGAATGCGGGTTCCTCTGGCGTCGCCGAAAAGAATCTGAACCGTTGGACCGTCATCATCGCACTGCTATGGGTGGCCATCATCATCGCCCTCGGTTTGATGACGAAGTTCAGCCTCATCTGA
- a CDS encoding HAD family hydrolase, which yields MVVADLDGTLLHDGETFEERFLTQYSIDVINRMHDNGIVFAVETARPVSTGFSFVEKLPVDAVAYLNGALIDFNPASSNYEMLTSPTLPEDGHLKKIGFSSKRACEVCKNLLAELPGMEVGIVMDDVRYTNFDVSKYWKTQTWRYTDFDDVPEGIADKLIIFPNDEQWNQVGSLVPSDFDVHISEGSLWMLMNPQANKEHALNLLAEHFETPMSKTISFGDDLVDIAMLCKSGRGVAVANANPDVLNIADEICPSNNDDGVAQWIEDNLL from the coding sequence ATGGTCGTTGCGGATTTGGATGGCACGCTGCTGCATGACGGCGAAACGTTCGAGGAACGTTTCCTGACGCAATATTCCATCGATGTGATCAATCGCATGCACGACAATGGCATCGTTTTCGCTGTGGAAACGGCACGTCCGGTCAGCACAGGCTTTTCGTTCGTGGAAAAACTGCCTGTCGACGCCGTCGCTTATCTCAACGGTGCGTTGATAGATTTCAATCCGGCATCATCGAATTATGAAATGCTTACTTCGCCGACGCTGCCGGAAGACGGCCATCTTAAGAAAATCGGTTTTTCATCGAAACGCGCCTGCGAAGTCTGCAAAAATCTATTAGCTGAGCTACCTGGCATGGAAGTCGGCATCGTCATGGATGACGTGCGGTACACCAATTTCGATGTCTCCAAATACTGGAAGACGCAGACTTGGCGATACACTGACTTCGACGATGTTCCTGAAGGTATCGCCGATAAGCTCATTATCTTCCCTAACGATGAGCAGTGGAATCAGGTCGGTTCTCTTGTGCCCAGCGACTTTGACGTTCACATCTCTGAGGGATCGCTGTGGATGTTGATGAATCCCCAAGCCAACAAGGAACATGCATTGAATCTGCTGGCAGAACATTTTGAGACGCCAATGAGCAAAACCATCTCATTCGGTGATGATTTGGTCGACATTGCCATGCTATGCAAATCCGGAAGGGGAGTGGCGGTGGCGAACGCTAACCCGGATGTGTTGAACATCGCAGATGAAATCTGCCCATCCAATAACGATGACGGTGTGGCACAGTGGATTGAAGATAATCTGCTGTGA
- a CDS encoding aminotransferase class I/II-fold pyridoxal phosphate-dependent enzyme, producing the protein MTESFSSRLNVAMAFRNVKQIDFVHAAEKFNIKLGKSHMSQYVSGKTVPRADIAHFLAAFLQVNEDWLMGKDVPMEQNAVILPEIESDETQPDSNSASAQPTEGKTMRTFTKSHKLDNVLYDVRGPVADEAARMEAAGTHILKLNIGNPAPFGFRTPDEVVYDMAQQLPETEGYSPSKGLFSARKAIMQYAQLKNIPNVSIDDIFTGNGVSELINLSLSALLDNGDEVLVPSPDYPLWTACVNLAGGTAVHYICDEESEWYPDIDDIRSKITDKTKAIVIINPNNPTGALYPKELLQQIVDIAREHQLIIFSDEIYDRLVMDGLEHISIASLAPDLFCVTFSGLSKSHMIAGYRIGWMILSGNKRIAKDYIEGLNMLANMRMCSNVPAQSVVQTALGGHQSVKDYIKPGGRVYEQRELVYQMLNEIPGVTAVKPKAAFYIFPKLDVKKFNIHSDEQFALDLLHDKHILISHGGAFNWQNPDHFRVVYLPRITMLKETISEIADFLSTYHQA; encoded by the coding sequence ATGACGGAATCATTCTCCAGCCGGTTGAACGTTGCGATGGCGTTCCGCAATGTCAAACAAATTGATTTTGTGCATGCGGCTGAGAAGTTCAATATCAAACTTGGCAAAAGTCATATGAGTCAGTACGTGAGCGGCAAAACCGTGCCACGTGCCGATATCGCCCATTTCCTTGCGGCTTTTCTGCAGGTCAATGAGGACTGGCTGATGGGAAAGGACGTTCCCATGGAGCAGAACGCCGTCATCTTGCCTGAAATCGAGTCTGATGAAACCCAACCTGATAGCAATTCTGCATCAGCGCAACCAACAGAAGGAAAGACCATGCGTACCTTTACGAAATCCCATAAGCTCGACAATGTGCTCTACGACGTTCGTGGTCCGGTGGCGGACGAGGCGGCACGCATGGAAGCAGCGGGAACGCATATTCTGAAACTCAATATCGGCAATCCTGCGCCATTCGGGTTCCGGACTCCGGATGAAGTTGTGTATGATATGGCGCAGCAGCTCCCTGAGACCGAAGGATATTCACCGTCCAAGGGTCTGTTCTCGGCGCGCAAGGCCATCATGCAGTATGCACAGCTCAAGAATATTCCGAACGTCTCCATCGACGATATCTTTACTGGCAATGGCGTCAGCGAGCTCATCAATCTGTCGCTGTCCGCATTGCTGGACAACGGCGACGAAGTGCTGGTGCCTTCGCCGGACTATCCTCTGTGGACAGCCTGTGTGAATTTGGCTGGCGGCACCGCCGTGCATTATATCTGTGATGAGGAATCCGAATGGTATCCCGATATCGACGATATCCGCTCTAAAATCACGGATAAGACCAAGGCAATTGTCATCATCAATCCAAATAATCCGACCGGAGCGCTTTATCCGAAAGAACTGTTGCAGCAGATTGTCGATATTGCCCGGGAACATCAGCTCATTATTTTCTCCGATGAGATTTATGATCGTCTAGTCATGGATGGGTTGGAGCATATTTCCATCGCATCGCTGGCTCCGGACCTGTTCTGTGTGACGTTCTCCGGTCTGTCGAAGTCGCATATGATTGCCGGATACCGCATTGGATGGATGATACTTTCCGGCAACAAGCGTATTGCAAAGGATTACATCGAGGGCTTGAACATGCTGGCGAACATGCGTATGTGCTCGAATGTCCCCGCTCAGTCGGTGGTGCAGACCGCTTTGGGTGGGCATCAGAGCGTCAAGGACTACATCAAACCAGGTGGCCGCGTGTACGAGCAGCGCGAACTGGTCTATCAGATGCTCAATGAAATTCCCGGCGTTACCGCAGTTAAACCGAAAGCGGCGTTCTATATCTTCCCGAAGCTGGATGTCAAAAAGTTCAATATTCACTCCGATGAGCAGTTCGCATTGGATCTGCTGCATGACAAGCATATTCTGATCAGTCATGGCGGTGCGTTCAATTGGCAGAATCCAGATCATTTCAGAGTGGTATATCTGCCGCGTATCACGATGCTGAAGGAAACCATAAGTGAGATCGCTGATTTCTTGAGCACATATCATCAGGCATAA
- a CDS encoding WhiB family transcriptional regulator, with translation MTGMADAAPRSPEAWKSMGCCANFPQPWADLMWGLEFEDTHPLARVFRQAGASVCEHDCPVRAECLAYAGAAGLEWGLYGGRSCTDRRQIARLAEADGVPCRDRTVPWVRRWGLFVDWIQAHPEVFDTARDKASMERGQRRWRAAGRAQPGDGPHDRQTIMQADNQTIRQPSNQTINHADDPANGPESKEEASCE, from the coding sequence ATGACCGGTATGGCGGATGCCGCGCCCCGTTCGCCGGAGGCGTGGAAGAGCATGGGATGCTGCGCGAATTTCCCGCAGCCGTGGGCCGACCTGATGTGGGGTCTGGAGTTCGAGGACACGCATCCCTTGGCCCGCGTGTTCCGGCAGGCGGGCGCGTCGGTATGCGAGCACGACTGCCCGGTGAGGGCCGAATGCCTGGCCTACGCCGGTGCCGCCGGCTTGGAATGGGGCTTGTACGGCGGCCGCTCGTGCACCGACCGCCGTCAGATCGCCCGCCTGGCGGAGGCCGACGGCGTGCCCTGCCGCGACCGCACGGTGCCCTGGGTCCGCCGCTGGGGCCTGTTCGTCGACTGGATCCAAGCCCATCCCGAGGTCTTCGACACGGCCCGGGACAAGGCCAGCATGGAACGCGGGCAACGCCGATGGCGCGCCGCAGGCCGCGCCCAGCCCGGAGACGGGCCACATGACCGTCAAACCATCATGCAAGCAGACAATCAAACAATCCGACAACCAAGCAATCAAACAATCAACCATGCCGACGATCCGGCGAATGGTCCCGAATCCAAGGAGGAAGCATCATGCGAGTAG
- a CDS encoding ParA family protein translates to MRVALANAKGGVAKTTSCIYLAAVLARRGIKVAVYDADPQSSASLWAAAAEQAGDLLPFDVLPANMATLAHLGGAPATKEWSIIDAPPQGPLLDKTLAVADFVILPTSDSPMDLQQAWDTLDRARHATRAALLPVRVEANTNAWAQTLATLEQTDTARFDTFIAKRQPIKTSLGMNPKQLYEYRELADELTRIAKEELA, encoded by the coding sequence ATGCGAGTAGCGTTGGCGAACGCAAAGGGCGGGGTGGCCAAAACCACCAGCTGCATCTATCTGGCCGCCGTGCTGGCCCGGCGCGGCATCAAGGTGGCAGTCTACGACGCGGACCCGCAGTCCAGCGCCAGCCTATGGGCGGCCGCCGCCGAACAGGCGGGAGACCTGCTACCATTCGACGTGCTGCCGGCCAACATGGCCACCCTCGCCCACCTGGGCGGCGCCCCGGCCACAAAGGAATGGTCGATCATCGACGCCCCTCCGCAAGGCCCGCTGCTCGACAAGACGCTGGCCGTGGCCGATTTCGTCATCCTACCCACCTCGGACTCGCCGATGGACCTCCAGCAGGCATGGGACACGCTCGACCGCGCCCGACATGCCACCAGGGCAGCCCTGCTGCCGGTGCGCGTCGAGGCGAACACCAACGCCTGGGCCCAGACCCTAGCCACGTTGGAGCAAACCGACACCGCGCGCTTCGACACCTTCATCGCCAAACGACAACCGATCAAGACCTCGCTCGGCATGAACCCCAAACAACTGTACGAATACCGGGAACTGGCCGACGAACTGACGCGCATCGCCAAGGAGGAACTGGCATGA
- a CDS encoding ATP-binding cassette domain-containing protein: MSQILTLTDISYCYPGAPEPLFEHLSATFAAGWAAVLGDNGIGKTTLAKLACGMLSPDSGTVSPNPCKMAVAYCPQRTDETPTNLDDFAADWTGETIAIRDALNIGDDWAYRYETLSGGEAKRLQIACALAGDPDVLVLDEPTNHVDGRTRQAITQAMRRFDGIGIVISHDVELIDATCSRCVMLERRHARGRNITAANTYQGGYTQAAQQMRDNQRADTAAIQSTRKELQRMQRIKRERAQRARELDMRKNQGMRIDIKDIDARKALKNLKPAIGTTVAQTSA, translated from the coding sequence ATGAGTCAGATATTGACACTAACCGATATTTCCTACTGCTATCCGGGCGCGCCGGAACCATTGTTCGAACATCTGTCCGCGACATTCGCGGCCGGCTGGGCCGCAGTGCTGGGAGACAATGGCATTGGCAAGACCACACTGGCCAAACTCGCCTGCGGCATGCTTTCCCCCGATTCGGGGACAGTCTCGCCGAACCCGTGCAAGATGGCAGTCGCCTACTGTCCGCAACGTACTGATGAAACGCCTACGAATCTGGATGATTTCGCGGCGGATTGGACGGGCGAGACCATCGCCATCCGCGACGCGCTGAACATCGGCGACGATTGGGCATACCGATACGAGACTCTCTCTGGAGGCGAAGCCAAGCGGCTGCAAATCGCTTGTGCGCTGGCCGGCGATCCCGACGTGCTGGTGTTGGACGAGCCAACCAATCATGTGGACGGCAGGACGCGCCAAGCCATCACGCAGGCGATGCGTCGGTTCGATGGCATAGGCATCGTGATCTCCCATGATGTCGAACTGATCGACGCGACGTGTTCGCGCTGCGTGATGCTGGAGCGCCGACATGCGCGTGGGCGTAACATCACGGCGGCGAACACCTATCAGGGTGGATATACCCAGGCCGCGCAGCAGATGCGCGACAATCAACGTGCCGATACGGCCGCCATACAGTCCACTCGAAAGGAGCTGCAACGCATGCAGCGCATCAAGCGGGAGCGGGCGCAGCGTGCGCGCGAACTGGATATGCGGAAGAATCAGGGAATGCGCATCGATATCAAGGACATCGACGCTCGCAAAGCCCTGAAAAATCTGAAACCGGCTATCGGCACCACTGTCGCACAGACAAGCGCGTAA
- a CDS encoding ATP-binding cassette domain-containing protein has translation MNVMPSSRRELTRIPNDHAIADQPDMLSIGPRDRIGISGPNGSGKTALIRRLIEALERDEAQRHSERMPYLYIPQNSSDMDTANAMNRLHALTDEQRAIVLSAYAQLNADPDRLLAGGNPSPGELRKLLLCLGMIEQPQLIIMDEPTNHLDLHSKQALANTLSSYAGALVAVSHDEWFLNAVTSIRWRCAS, from the coding sequence ATGAACGTCATGCCGAGCTCACGCAGGGAATTGACGCGCATCCCCAACGACCACGCCATCGCGGACCAACCCGATATGCTGAGCATCGGCCCGCGCGACCGCATCGGCATCAGCGGTCCAAATGGCAGCGGTAAAACCGCATTGATACGACGATTGATCGAAGCGCTGGAGCGTGATGAAGCGCAGCGGCATTCGGAGAGAATGCCATATCTCTATATTCCCCAAAATTCCAGCGACATGGATACCGCCAACGCAATGAACCGCTTGCATGCTTTGACGGACGAGCAACGCGCCATTGTGCTCAGCGCCTACGCCCAACTTAACGCCGACCCCGACAGACTGCTCGCCGGCGGCAATCCCTCGCCAGGCGAACTACGCAAACTTCTGTTGTGCCTCGGCATGATTGAACAGCCACAGCTCATCATCATGGATGAGCCGACCAACCACCTCGACCTGCACTCCAAACAGGCACTTGCTAATACGCTATCCTCCTATGCGGGCGCATTGGTCGCAGTCAGCCATGACGAATGGTTTCTGAATGCCGTCACATCGATTCGATGGCGATGCGCGTCATGA
- a CDS encoding GNAT family N-acetyltransferase, with translation MAHVPSAIAITAMRPEEYPLLVEFLYQAIHVSPGTPAPDRSVVELPELRRYIEGFGRPDDACMVARAGLPNGPQIVGAAWARIFPNNSAGYGTIDTATPEVSISLLPDWRNRGIGHRLMTALLDRLRTDGHAAASLSVQRTNANALHLYESLGFTIISEHDGELVMRVALAD, from the coding sequence ATGGCTCATGTTCCTTCGGCCATCGCAATCACGGCGATGCGACCGGAGGAATATCCGTTGCTCGTCGAGTTCCTGTATCAGGCGATTCATGTATCGCCGGGAACCCCGGCACCGGACAGGAGCGTTGTCGAGCTGCCGGAATTGCGGCGATATATCGAGGGATTCGGACGGCCCGACGATGCCTGCATGGTTGCTCGCGCCGGACTACCGAACGGTCCGCAAATCGTGGGTGCCGCATGGGCCAGAATCTTCCCGAACAACTCCGCAGGCTACGGTACCATCGACACGGCAACGCCGGAAGTCTCCATATCCTTGCTTCCCGACTGGCGGAACCGAGGCATAGGGCACCGCCTGATGACGGCGTTACTGGACCGACTGCGAACCGATGGTCACGCCGCAGCCAGCCTCTCGGTCCAGCGCACCAACGCCAACGCCCTCCATCTCTACGAGTCGCTTGGCTTCACCATCATTAGCGAACACGACGGTGAACTGGTCATGCGCGTGGCTCTCGCGGATTGA
- a CDS encoding HAD family phosphatase: protein MAGIAFFDIDGTLTYGISSGAFIADRLGTGDRMRDAEDRYARGEIGNDTVCDIDARGYTGHRVSEIHGWLNDLPLVQGIAQSVAECKSRGIKPVLASCAWTVVSESLAQRFGFEAWCGPELAVKDGVFIGKTAAYADEQTKVTFMRQQCECLGVEASNCIAIGDSRSDLPLFKAVGVSLAFNADKQTRAAATFAFEGADLSTALARLFEHLPVES, encoded by the coding sequence ATGGCGGGAATTGCATTTTTTGATATCGACGGAACGCTCACATACGGCATTAGCTCTGGCGCATTTATTGCGGACCGGTTGGGTACCGGCGACAGGATGCGAGATGCAGAGGATCGATACGCACGCGGTGAGATCGGAAATGACACGGTATGCGATATTGATGCTCGTGGATACACTGGCCATCGGGTAAGTGAAATTCACGGATGGTTGAACGATCTCCCGCTTGTGCAAGGAATCGCACAGTCCGTTGCGGAATGCAAGTCGAGGGGAATCAAGCCAGTCCTCGCATCCTGCGCTTGGACAGTCGTTTCCGAGAGCCTTGCGCAGAGATTTGGATTTGAAGCATGGTGCGGTCCAGAACTTGCTGTCAAGGATGGCGTGTTTATTGGTAAAACAGCGGCATATGCCGATGAACAAACCAAAGTAACATTCATGAGGCAGCAATGTGAATGCTTGGGAGTTGAAGCTTCGAATTGCATCGCTATTGGTGACAGTCGTTCTGACCTACCGCTGTTCAAAGCCGTCGGTGTCTCGCTTGCCTTCAACGCGGACAAGCAGACACGTGCTGCTGCGACTTTTGCTTTCGAAGGAGCGGATCTATCCACTGCGCTAGCCCGTCTCTTTGAACATTTGCCAGTTGAAAGCTGA
- a CDS encoding ParB/RepB/Spo0J family partition protein yields MHAGRPRGHGLRARNAARLGALNNDMIPAARRFPLQSLRQLFFERKPIMETANTIAAINETTGLAPAAGGVVMLETALIDPNPANPRRDVGDVGELADSIRAQGIRQNLLVVPAPEGRFTLVIGHRRLAAAKLAGLERVPAVVAELDEREQRELMLVENSQRTDLTVVEEADGYQGLLGLGSSVEEAARKTGRSVSLLRRRLKVAAIDDDVRSHVGAAQLSIEDWETIADYEAWPDLQEGLATIFTPNSRSDSMRVELRANSKVNTTARNTEVNGLTATSCTFTANW; encoded by the coding sequence ATGCACGCTGGCCGCCCTCGTGGTCACGGCCTGCGAGCACGGAATGCTGCCCGATTGGGCGCTCTGAACAACGACATGATTCCGGCGGCCCGCCGCTTCCCACTTCAATCACTCAGACAACTCTTTTTCGAAAGGAAACCCATCATGGAAACCGCAAACACCATCGCCGCCATCAATGAAACCACCGGCCTTGCGCCAGCCGCCGGCGGGGTGGTCATGCTCGAAACGGCGCTTATCGACCCGAATCCGGCGAATCCCCGCCGCGACGTGGGCGATGTGGGCGAGCTGGCCGATTCAATCCGCGCCCAAGGCATCCGACAGAACCTGCTGGTCGTGCCCGCGCCGGAGGGACGGTTCACGCTGGTCATCGGCCATCGGCGGCTGGCGGCCGCGAAACTGGCGGGATTGGAACGGGTTCCGGCGGTCGTGGCCGAGCTGGACGAACGGGAACAGCGCGAGCTGATGCTGGTCGAGAACAGCCAGCGAACCGACCTGACCGTCGTCGAGGAAGCCGATGGCTACCAAGGATTGTTGGGCTTGGGGTCGAGCGTCGAGGAGGCCGCGCGCAAGACCGGTCGTTCGGTGTCGCTGTTGCGCCGCCGTCTCAAGGTCGCGGCCATCGACGATGATGTGCGCTCACATGTGGGCGCGGCCCAGCTGTCCATCGAGGATTGGGAGACCATCGCCGACTACGAGGCTTGGCCGGACTTGCAGGAAGGGCTCGCCACGATCTTCACGCCCAACTCGCGGTCGGACTCGATGCGCGTGGAATTACGCGCCAACTCCAAGGTAAACACCACCGCCAGAAACACCGAGGTCAACGGCTTGACCGCCACGTCATGCACGTTCACGGCCAACTGGTAA